From the genome of Camelus bactrianus isolate YW-2024 breed Bactrian camel chromosome 33, ASM4877302v1, whole genome shotgun sequence, one region includes:
- the ROBO4 gene encoding roundabout homolog 4 isoform X1, with the protein MSLLGARWPLPLLLLLGIGALAQDSPPQILVHPEDQLLQGPGPARMNCQASGQPPPTIRWLLNGQPLSMVPPDVHHLLPDGTLLLLRPPPRGHAHDDQALSTDLGVYTCEASNRLGTAVSRGARLSVAVLREDFQIQPRDIVATVGEQMVLECGPPWGHPEPTVSWWKDGKPLALQPGRHSVSRGSLLMARAEKSDTGTYMCVATNSAGQRESRAARVSVQETQDYREPLELLAVRIQLENVTLLNSDPAKGTKPGPAVWLSWKVSGPAAPAQSYTALFRAQAAPGGQGAPWAEALLAGWQSAELGGLHWGQDYEFKVRPSSGRAQGPDSNVLLLRLPEQVPSAPPQEVTLKPGNGSVLVSWFPPPTENHNGIIRGYQVWSLGNTSLAPANWTVAGEQTQLEIATQMPGSYCVQVAAVTGAGAGQPSHPVCLLLEQAMERAAREPSAHGPWTLEQLRAALRRPEVIASGGVVLWLLLLGTAVCIHRRRRSGMHLGPGLYRYTSEDAILKHSWSLGCHFNQPLCTPCPALPRTDHSDSPWLADTWRSTSGSRDLSSSSSLSSRLGVDPRDPLDGHRSLISWDPRSPGVPLLPDTSTFYGSLIAELPSSPQAPAVRRLAPQLARLSSPWPSSDSLCGRRGLSSPRLSLAPAEAWKAKKKQELHQANSSPLLRASHPTELWACEGRNRGSKNLPQSPDSSTPGVVPRALVAWWALGPQLLSSSNELVTRPLPSTPLFPHGPSTQSQQIQHSVEPQALPCPALPAAPTPVLMPSGPPSPSSPQASSLSGPSPASSRLSSSSLSSLGEDQDSVLTPEEVALCLELSEGEETPRNSVSPMPRAPSPPITYGYISVPTASELADMGRAGGGMGSEVRGLLSPPRPCPTPTPSEGSLANGWGSASEDNAPSARASLVSSSDGSFLADAHFARALAVAVDSFGFGLEPREADCVFTDASSPPSPGDDLFLTPILSLPPWEWRSDWLEDMEKTHTQWLARGLLSRPPDSRISSQRSQLSCPAPKAGDSS; encoded by the exons ATGAGCCTCCTTGGGGCTCGTTGGCCCCTGCCTCTCCTGCTTCTGCTCGGCATCG GAGCTCTGGCTCAGgactccccaccccaaattcTAGTCCACCCCGAAGACCAGCTGCTCCAGGGCCCTGGCCCAGCCAGGATGAACTGCCAGGCCTCAGGCCAGCCGCCTCCCACCATCCGCTGGTTGCTGAATGGGCAGCCCCTGAGCATGGTGCCCCCAGACGTACACCACCTCCTACCTGACGGAACCCTCCTGCTGCTGCGGCCCCCTCCCAGGGGACATGCCCACGATGACCAGGCCCTATCCACAGACCTGGGTGTCTACACGTGCGAGGCCAGCAACCGGCTGGGCACAGCAGTCAGCCGGGGTGCTCGGCTCTCTGTGGCtg TCCTTCGGGAAGATTTCCAGATCCAGCCTCGGGACATAGTAGCCACAGTGGGCGAACAGATGGTTCTGGAGTGTGGGCCACCCTGGGGCCACCCAGAGCCCACAGTCTCATGGTGGAAGGATGGGAAACCCCTGGCCCTGCAGCCAGGGCGGCACTCG GTGTCCAGGGGGTCCCTGCTGATGGCGAGAGCAGAGAAGAGCGACACGGGGACCTATATGTGTGTGGCCACCAACAGTGCGGGACAACGGGAGAGCCGGGCAGCCAGGGTGTCTGTCCAGG AGACGCAGGACTACAGGGAGCCCCTGGAGCTTCTGGCTGTGCGCATTCAGCTGGAAAATGTGACCCTGCTGAACTCGGACCCTGCGAAGGGCACGAAGCCTGGGCCTGCTGTGTGGCTCAGCTGGAAG GTAAGCGGCCCTGCTGCCCCCGCTCAGTCCTACACCGCCCTGTTCAGGGCCCAGGCTGCCCCTGGAGGCCAGGGAGCTCCATGGGCAGAGGCCTTGCTGGCTGGGTGGCAGAGCGCAGAGCTTGGAGGCCTCCACTGGGGCCAAGACTACGAGTTCAAAGTGAGACCATCCTCCGGCCGGGCTCAAGGCCCTGACAGCAACGTGCTGCTCCTAAGGCTGCCTGAACAAG TGCCCAGTGCCCCTCCCCAGGAGGTGACCCTGAAGCCTGGCAATGGCAGTGTCCTTGTGAGCTGGTTCCCACCACCTACTGAAAACCACAATGGCATCATCCGCGGCTACCAG GTCTGGAGCCTGGGCAACACGTCATTGGCCCCAGCCAACTGGACCGTGGCAGGCGAGCAGACCCAGCTGGAGATCGCCACCCAAATGCCAGGCTCCTACTGCGTACAAGTGGCTGCAGTCACCGGCGCTGGGGCAGGGCAGCCCAGCCACCCTGTCTGCCTCCTTTTAG AGCAGGCCATGGAGCGAGCTGCCCGGGAGCCCAGCGCGCATGGCCCGTGGACCCTGGAGCAGCTGAGGGCGGCCTTGAGGCGGCCAGAGGTCATTGCCAGTGGGGGCGTTGtgctctggctgctgctgctgggcacCGCCGTGTGCATCCACCGCCGGCGTCGATCGGGGATGCACCTGGGCCCAG gtcTGTACCGGTATACCAGTGAGGACGCCATCCTAAAACACAG CTGGAGTCTTGGCTGTCACTTCAATCAACCTCTCTGCACCCCCTGCCCTGCACTGCCCAGGACGGATCACAGCGACTCCCCATGGCTGGCAGACACCTGGCGCTCCACATCTGGCTCCCGAGacctcagcagcagcagcagcctcagCAGCCGGCTGGGAGTGGACCCCCGGGACCCTCTAGACGGTCACCGCTCCC TGATCTCCTGGGATCCCCGAAGCCCTGGCGTGCCCCTGCTTCCCGACACCAGCACTTTTTATGGCTCCCTCATCGCCGAGCTGCCTtccagcccccaggccccagctgtcAGGCGGCTGGCGCCCCAGCTGGCCCGGctctccagcccctggcccaGTTCAGACAGCCTCTGCGGCCGCAGAGGCCTCTCTTCTCCGCGCTTGTCTCTGGCCCCCGCAGAGGCTTGGAAGGCCAAAAAGAAGCAAG AGTTGCACCAGGCCAACAGCTCCCCGCTGCTCCGAGCCAGCCACCCTACAGAGCTCTGGGCCTGTGAGGGGAGAAACAGAGGCTCTAAGAACCTTCCCCAAAGCCCAG ACTCTTCTACCCCAGGAGTGGTGCCCCGGGCTCTGGTTGCCTGGTGGGCCCTGGGACCACAGCTCCTCAGCTCCTCGAATGAGCTGGTGACTCGCCCTCTCCCCTCAACTCCCCTCTTTCCTCATGGACCCTCCACTCAGAGTCAACAGATCCA GCACTCGGTGGAGCCCCAAGCCCTTCCCTGCCCCGCACtgccagcagcccccacccccgtcctTATGCCCTCCggtccccccagcccctccagcccccaggcctCTTCCCTCTCTGGTCCCAGCCCAGCATCCAGTCGCCTGTCCAGCTCGTCACTGTCGTCCCTGGGGGAGGATCAGGACAGTGTGCTGACCCCTGAGGAGGTGGCCCTGTGCCTGGAGCTCAGTGAGGGTGAGGAGACCCCCAG GAACAGTGTCTCTCCTATGCCAAGGGCTCCTTCACCCCCCATCACCTACGGCTACATCAGTGTCCCGACAGCCTCGGAGCTAGCGGAcatgggcagggctggaggagggatgGGGTCCGAGGTGAGGGGGTTGCTGAGCCCACCtcggccctgccccacccccacccccagtgaggGCTCCTTGGCCAACGGCTGGGGCTCAGCGTCCGAGGACAACGCCCCCAGCGCCAGAGCCAGCCTCGTCAGCTCCTCCGATGGCTCCTTCCTCGCTGATGCCCACTTCGCCCGGGccctggctgtggctgtggacAGCTTTGGCTTTGGTCTGGAGCCCAGGGAGGCAGACTGCGTGTTCACGG ATGCATCATCACCTCCCTCCCCTGGGGATGACCTCTTCCTGACCcccatcctctccctgcccccgtGGGAGTGGAGGTCAGACTGGTTGGAGGACATGGAGAAAACCCACACCCAGTGGCTGGCCAGGGGCCTGCTTTCCCGGCCCCCCGACTCACGAATCTCTTCCCAGAGAAGTCAGCTCAGCTGTCCTGCACCCAAGGCCGGCG ACTCCTCCTGA
- the ROBO4 gene encoding roundabout homolog 4 isoform X4, with amino-acid sequence MSLLGARWPLPLLLLLGIGALAQDSPPQILVHPEDQLLQGPGPARMNCQASGQPPPTIRWLLNGQPLSMVPPDVHHLLPDGTLLLLRPPPRGHAHDDQALSTDLGVYTCEASNRLGTAVSRGARLSVAVLREDFQIQPRDIVATVGEQMVLECGPPWGHPEPTVSWWKDGKPLALQPGRHSVSRGSLLMARAEKSDTGTYMCVATNSAGQRESRAARVSVQETQDYREPLELLAVRIQLENVTLLNSDPAKGTKPGPAVWLSWKVSGPAAPAQSYTALFRAQAAPGGQGAPWAEALLAGWQSAELGGLHWGQDYEFKVRPSSGRAQGPDSNVLLLRLPEQVPSAPPQEVTLKPGNGSVLVSWFPPPTENHNGIIRGYQVWSLGNTSLAPANWTVAGEQTQLEIATQMPGSYCVQVAAVTGAGAGQPSHPVCLLLEQAMERAAREPSAHGPWTLEQLRAALRRPEVIASGGVVLWLLLLGTAVCIHRRRRSGMHLGPGLYRYTSEDAILKHRTDHSDSPWLADTWRSTSGSRDLSSSSSLSSRLGVDPRDPLDGHRSLISWDPRSPGVPLLPDTSTFYGSLIAELPSSPQAPAVRRLAPQLARLSSPWPSSDSLCGRRGLSSPRLSLAPAEAWKAKKKQELHQANSSPLLRASHPTELWACEGRNRGSKNLPQSPGVVPRALVAWWALGPQLLSSSNELVTRPLPSTPLFPHGPSTQSQQIQHSVEPQALPCPALPAAPTPVLMPSGPPSPSSPQASSLSGPSPASSRLSSSSLSSLGEDQDSVLTPEEVALCLELSEGEETPRNSVSPMPRAPSPPITYGYISVPTASELADMGRAGGGMGSEVRGLLSPPRPCPTPTPSEGSLANGWGSASEDNAPSARASLVSSSDGSFLADAHFARALAVAVDSFGFGLEPREADCVFTDASSPPSPGDDLFLTPILSLPPWEWRSDWLEDMEKTHTQWLARGLLSRPPDSRISSQRSQLSCPAPKAGDSS; translated from the exons ATGAGCCTCCTTGGGGCTCGTTGGCCCCTGCCTCTCCTGCTTCTGCTCGGCATCG GAGCTCTGGCTCAGgactccccaccccaaattcTAGTCCACCCCGAAGACCAGCTGCTCCAGGGCCCTGGCCCAGCCAGGATGAACTGCCAGGCCTCAGGCCAGCCGCCTCCCACCATCCGCTGGTTGCTGAATGGGCAGCCCCTGAGCATGGTGCCCCCAGACGTACACCACCTCCTACCTGACGGAACCCTCCTGCTGCTGCGGCCCCCTCCCAGGGGACATGCCCACGATGACCAGGCCCTATCCACAGACCTGGGTGTCTACACGTGCGAGGCCAGCAACCGGCTGGGCACAGCAGTCAGCCGGGGTGCTCGGCTCTCTGTGGCtg TCCTTCGGGAAGATTTCCAGATCCAGCCTCGGGACATAGTAGCCACAGTGGGCGAACAGATGGTTCTGGAGTGTGGGCCACCCTGGGGCCACCCAGAGCCCACAGTCTCATGGTGGAAGGATGGGAAACCCCTGGCCCTGCAGCCAGGGCGGCACTCG GTGTCCAGGGGGTCCCTGCTGATGGCGAGAGCAGAGAAGAGCGACACGGGGACCTATATGTGTGTGGCCACCAACAGTGCGGGACAACGGGAGAGCCGGGCAGCCAGGGTGTCTGTCCAGG AGACGCAGGACTACAGGGAGCCCCTGGAGCTTCTGGCTGTGCGCATTCAGCTGGAAAATGTGACCCTGCTGAACTCGGACCCTGCGAAGGGCACGAAGCCTGGGCCTGCTGTGTGGCTCAGCTGGAAG GTAAGCGGCCCTGCTGCCCCCGCTCAGTCCTACACCGCCCTGTTCAGGGCCCAGGCTGCCCCTGGAGGCCAGGGAGCTCCATGGGCAGAGGCCTTGCTGGCTGGGTGGCAGAGCGCAGAGCTTGGAGGCCTCCACTGGGGCCAAGACTACGAGTTCAAAGTGAGACCATCCTCCGGCCGGGCTCAAGGCCCTGACAGCAACGTGCTGCTCCTAAGGCTGCCTGAACAAG TGCCCAGTGCCCCTCCCCAGGAGGTGACCCTGAAGCCTGGCAATGGCAGTGTCCTTGTGAGCTGGTTCCCACCACCTACTGAAAACCACAATGGCATCATCCGCGGCTACCAG GTCTGGAGCCTGGGCAACACGTCATTGGCCCCAGCCAACTGGACCGTGGCAGGCGAGCAGACCCAGCTGGAGATCGCCACCCAAATGCCAGGCTCCTACTGCGTACAAGTGGCTGCAGTCACCGGCGCTGGGGCAGGGCAGCCCAGCCACCCTGTCTGCCTCCTTTTAG AGCAGGCCATGGAGCGAGCTGCCCGGGAGCCCAGCGCGCATGGCCCGTGGACCCTGGAGCAGCTGAGGGCGGCCTTGAGGCGGCCAGAGGTCATTGCCAGTGGGGGCGTTGtgctctggctgctgctgctgggcacCGCCGTGTGCATCCACCGCCGGCGTCGATCGGGGATGCACCTGGGCCCAG gtcTGTACCGGTATACCAGTGAGGACGCCATCCTAAAACACAG GACGGATCACAGCGACTCCCCATGGCTGGCAGACACCTGGCGCTCCACATCTGGCTCCCGAGacctcagcagcagcagcagcctcagCAGCCGGCTGGGAGTGGACCCCCGGGACCCTCTAGACGGTCACCGCTCCC TGATCTCCTGGGATCCCCGAAGCCCTGGCGTGCCCCTGCTTCCCGACACCAGCACTTTTTATGGCTCCCTCATCGCCGAGCTGCCTtccagcccccaggccccagctgtcAGGCGGCTGGCGCCCCAGCTGGCCCGGctctccagcccctggcccaGTTCAGACAGCCTCTGCGGCCGCAGAGGCCTCTCTTCTCCGCGCTTGTCTCTGGCCCCCGCAGAGGCTTGGAAGGCCAAAAAGAAGCAAG AGTTGCACCAGGCCAACAGCTCCCCGCTGCTCCGAGCCAGCCACCCTACAGAGCTCTGGGCCTGTGAGGGGAGAAACAGAGGCTCTAAGAACCTTCCCCAAAGCCCAG GAGTGGTGCCCCGGGCTCTGGTTGCCTGGTGGGCCCTGGGACCACAGCTCCTCAGCTCCTCGAATGAGCTGGTGACTCGCCCTCTCCCCTCAACTCCCCTCTTTCCTCATGGACCCTCCACTCAGAGTCAACAGATCCA GCACTCGGTGGAGCCCCAAGCCCTTCCCTGCCCCGCACtgccagcagcccccacccccgtcctTATGCCCTCCggtccccccagcccctccagcccccaggcctCTTCCCTCTCTGGTCCCAGCCCAGCATCCAGTCGCCTGTCCAGCTCGTCACTGTCGTCCCTGGGGGAGGATCAGGACAGTGTGCTGACCCCTGAGGAGGTGGCCCTGTGCCTGGAGCTCAGTGAGGGTGAGGAGACCCCCAG GAACAGTGTCTCTCCTATGCCAAGGGCTCCTTCACCCCCCATCACCTACGGCTACATCAGTGTCCCGACAGCCTCGGAGCTAGCGGAcatgggcagggctggaggagggatgGGGTCCGAGGTGAGGGGGTTGCTGAGCCCACCtcggccctgccccacccccacccccagtgaggGCTCCTTGGCCAACGGCTGGGGCTCAGCGTCCGAGGACAACGCCCCCAGCGCCAGAGCCAGCCTCGTCAGCTCCTCCGATGGCTCCTTCCTCGCTGATGCCCACTTCGCCCGGGccctggctgtggctgtggacAGCTTTGGCTTTGGTCTGGAGCCCAGGGAGGCAGACTGCGTGTTCACGG ATGCATCATCACCTCCCTCCCCTGGGGATGACCTCTTCCTGACCcccatcctctccctgcccccgtGGGAGTGGAGGTCAGACTGGTTGGAGGACATGGAGAAAACCCACACCCAGTGGCTGGCCAGGGGCCTGCTTTCCCGGCCCCCCGACTCACGAATCTCTTCCCAGAGAAGTCAGCTCAGCTGTCCTGCACCCAAGGCCGGCG ACTCCTCCTGA
- the ROBO4 gene encoding roundabout homolog 4 isoform X2, which produces MSLLGARWPLPLLLLLGIGALAQDSPPQILVHPEDQLLQGPGPARMNCQASGQPPPTIRWLLNGQPLSMVPPDVHHLLPDGTLLLLRPPPRGHAHDDQALSTDLGVYTCEASNRLGTAVSRGARLSVAVLREDFQIQPRDIVATVGEQMVLECGPPWGHPEPTVSWWKDGKPLALQPGRHSVSRGSLLMARAEKSDTGTYMCVATNSAGQRESRAARVSVQETQDYREPLELLAVRIQLENVTLLNSDPAKGTKPGPAVWLSWKVSGPAAPAQSYTALFRAQAAPGGQGAPWAEALLAGWQSAELGGLHWGQDYEFKVRPSSGRAQGPDSNVLLLRLPEQVPSAPPQEVTLKPGNGSVLVSWFPPPTENHNGIIRGYQVWSLGNTSLAPANWTVAGEQTQLEIATQMPGSYCVQVAAVTGAGAGQPSHPVCLLLEQAMERAAREPSAHGPWTLEQLRAALRRPEVIASGGVVLWLLLLGTAVCIHRRRRSGMHLGPGLYRYTSEDAILKHSWSLGCHFNQPLCTPCPALPRTDHSDSPWLADTWRSTSGSRDLSSSSSLSSRLGVDPRDPLDGHRSLISWDPRSPGVPLLPDTSTFYGSLIAELPSSPQAPAVRRLAPQLARLSSPWPSSDSLCGRRGLSSPRLSLAPAEAWKAKKKQELHQANSSPLLRASHPTELWACEGRNRGSKNLPQSPGVVPRALVAWWALGPQLLSSSNELVTRPLPSTPLFPHGPSTQSQQIQHSVEPQALPCPALPAAPTPVLMPSGPPSPSSPQASSLSGPSPASSRLSSSSLSSLGEDQDSVLTPEEVALCLELSEGEETPRNSVSPMPRAPSPPITYGYISVPTASELADMGRAGGGMGSEVRGLLSPPRPCPTPTPSEGSLANGWGSASEDNAPSARASLVSSSDGSFLADAHFARALAVAVDSFGFGLEPREADCVFTDASSPPSPGDDLFLTPILSLPPWEWRSDWLEDMEKTHTQWLARGLLSRPPDSRISSQRSQLSCPAPKAGDSS; this is translated from the exons ATGAGCCTCCTTGGGGCTCGTTGGCCCCTGCCTCTCCTGCTTCTGCTCGGCATCG GAGCTCTGGCTCAGgactccccaccccaaattcTAGTCCACCCCGAAGACCAGCTGCTCCAGGGCCCTGGCCCAGCCAGGATGAACTGCCAGGCCTCAGGCCAGCCGCCTCCCACCATCCGCTGGTTGCTGAATGGGCAGCCCCTGAGCATGGTGCCCCCAGACGTACACCACCTCCTACCTGACGGAACCCTCCTGCTGCTGCGGCCCCCTCCCAGGGGACATGCCCACGATGACCAGGCCCTATCCACAGACCTGGGTGTCTACACGTGCGAGGCCAGCAACCGGCTGGGCACAGCAGTCAGCCGGGGTGCTCGGCTCTCTGTGGCtg TCCTTCGGGAAGATTTCCAGATCCAGCCTCGGGACATAGTAGCCACAGTGGGCGAACAGATGGTTCTGGAGTGTGGGCCACCCTGGGGCCACCCAGAGCCCACAGTCTCATGGTGGAAGGATGGGAAACCCCTGGCCCTGCAGCCAGGGCGGCACTCG GTGTCCAGGGGGTCCCTGCTGATGGCGAGAGCAGAGAAGAGCGACACGGGGACCTATATGTGTGTGGCCACCAACAGTGCGGGACAACGGGAGAGCCGGGCAGCCAGGGTGTCTGTCCAGG AGACGCAGGACTACAGGGAGCCCCTGGAGCTTCTGGCTGTGCGCATTCAGCTGGAAAATGTGACCCTGCTGAACTCGGACCCTGCGAAGGGCACGAAGCCTGGGCCTGCTGTGTGGCTCAGCTGGAAG GTAAGCGGCCCTGCTGCCCCCGCTCAGTCCTACACCGCCCTGTTCAGGGCCCAGGCTGCCCCTGGAGGCCAGGGAGCTCCATGGGCAGAGGCCTTGCTGGCTGGGTGGCAGAGCGCAGAGCTTGGAGGCCTCCACTGGGGCCAAGACTACGAGTTCAAAGTGAGACCATCCTCCGGCCGGGCTCAAGGCCCTGACAGCAACGTGCTGCTCCTAAGGCTGCCTGAACAAG TGCCCAGTGCCCCTCCCCAGGAGGTGACCCTGAAGCCTGGCAATGGCAGTGTCCTTGTGAGCTGGTTCCCACCACCTACTGAAAACCACAATGGCATCATCCGCGGCTACCAG GTCTGGAGCCTGGGCAACACGTCATTGGCCCCAGCCAACTGGACCGTGGCAGGCGAGCAGACCCAGCTGGAGATCGCCACCCAAATGCCAGGCTCCTACTGCGTACAAGTGGCTGCAGTCACCGGCGCTGGGGCAGGGCAGCCCAGCCACCCTGTCTGCCTCCTTTTAG AGCAGGCCATGGAGCGAGCTGCCCGGGAGCCCAGCGCGCATGGCCCGTGGACCCTGGAGCAGCTGAGGGCGGCCTTGAGGCGGCCAGAGGTCATTGCCAGTGGGGGCGTTGtgctctggctgctgctgctgggcacCGCCGTGTGCATCCACCGCCGGCGTCGATCGGGGATGCACCTGGGCCCAG gtcTGTACCGGTATACCAGTGAGGACGCCATCCTAAAACACAG CTGGAGTCTTGGCTGTCACTTCAATCAACCTCTCTGCACCCCCTGCCCTGCACTGCCCAGGACGGATCACAGCGACTCCCCATGGCTGGCAGACACCTGGCGCTCCACATCTGGCTCCCGAGacctcagcagcagcagcagcctcagCAGCCGGCTGGGAGTGGACCCCCGGGACCCTCTAGACGGTCACCGCTCCC TGATCTCCTGGGATCCCCGAAGCCCTGGCGTGCCCCTGCTTCCCGACACCAGCACTTTTTATGGCTCCCTCATCGCCGAGCTGCCTtccagcccccaggccccagctgtcAGGCGGCTGGCGCCCCAGCTGGCCCGGctctccagcccctggcccaGTTCAGACAGCCTCTGCGGCCGCAGAGGCCTCTCTTCTCCGCGCTTGTCTCTGGCCCCCGCAGAGGCTTGGAAGGCCAAAAAGAAGCAAG AGTTGCACCAGGCCAACAGCTCCCCGCTGCTCCGAGCCAGCCACCCTACAGAGCTCTGGGCCTGTGAGGGGAGAAACAGAGGCTCTAAGAACCTTCCCCAAAGCCCAG GAGTGGTGCCCCGGGCTCTGGTTGCCTGGTGGGCCCTGGGACCACAGCTCCTCAGCTCCTCGAATGAGCTGGTGACTCGCCCTCTCCCCTCAACTCCCCTCTTTCCTCATGGACCCTCCACTCAGAGTCAACAGATCCA GCACTCGGTGGAGCCCCAAGCCCTTCCCTGCCCCGCACtgccagcagcccccacccccgtcctTATGCCCTCCggtccccccagcccctccagcccccaggcctCTTCCCTCTCTGGTCCCAGCCCAGCATCCAGTCGCCTGTCCAGCTCGTCACTGTCGTCCCTGGGGGAGGATCAGGACAGTGTGCTGACCCCTGAGGAGGTGGCCCTGTGCCTGGAGCTCAGTGAGGGTGAGGAGACCCCCAG GAACAGTGTCTCTCCTATGCCAAGGGCTCCTTCACCCCCCATCACCTACGGCTACATCAGTGTCCCGACAGCCTCGGAGCTAGCGGAcatgggcagggctggaggagggatgGGGTCCGAGGTGAGGGGGTTGCTGAGCCCACCtcggccctgccccacccccacccccagtgaggGCTCCTTGGCCAACGGCTGGGGCTCAGCGTCCGAGGACAACGCCCCCAGCGCCAGAGCCAGCCTCGTCAGCTCCTCCGATGGCTCCTTCCTCGCTGATGCCCACTTCGCCCGGGccctggctgtggctgtggacAGCTTTGGCTTTGGTCTGGAGCCCAGGGAGGCAGACTGCGTGTTCACGG ATGCATCATCACCTCCCTCCCCTGGGGATGACCTCTTCCTGACCcccatcctctccctgcccccgtGGGAGTGGAGGTCAGACTGGTTGGAGGACATGGAGAAAACCCACACCCAGTGGCTGGCCAGGGGCCTGCTTTCCCGGCCCCCCGACTCACGAATCTCTTCCCAGAGAAGTCAGCTCAGCTGTCCTGCACCCAAGGCCGGCG ACTCCTCCTGA